The Daucus carota subsp. sativus chromosome 2, DH1 v3.0, whole genome shotgun sequence genome includes a window with the following:
- the LOC108208006 gene encoding uncharacterized protein LOC108208006 isoform X5, with product MKKMTSAFKLIPMVIPSKYLTPLLEIEWFDRRKLFGNPSTNLESPNAWSRYGFERHNKQICFATSEEAGHGGPSSIIPLQNILFCGMLISLKSTSHLLTALFQQRATTKIKENPTSVFANQGSSGIRTPSARI from the exons atgaagaagatgaCTTCCGCATTCAAA CTGATTCCAATGGTAATACCAAGCAAATATTTGACACCGCTCCTCGAGATTGAATG GTTTGACAGGAGAAAACTGTTTGGCAATCCAAGCACCAACTTAGAGTCGCCCAACGCATGGTCACG ATACGGTTTTGAAAGACACAACAAACAAATATGTTTTGCCACCTCCGAAGAGGCAGGCCATGGAGGTCCTTCCAG CATTATACCTCTGCAGAATATTTTATTCTGtggcatgttgatatcattgaaatCTACCTCGCATTTGCTTACAGCTCTATTTCAACAAAGAGCAACAACTAAGATCAAAGAAAATCCTACCAGTGTCTTTGCGAATCAAG GTTCCTCGGGCATTAGAACACCATCAGCAA GAATTTAG
- the LOC108208006 gene encoding uncharacterized protein LOC108208006 isoform X1: protein MKKMTSAFKLIPMVIPSKYLTPLLEIEWFDRRKLFGNPSTNLESPNAWSRYGFERHNKQICFATSEEAGHGGPSSIIPLQNILFCGMLISLKSTSHLLTALFQQRATTKIKENPTSVFANQGSSGIRTPSASNFPFTYAYTNVSSSSPSYDSNSPSSVLYSDQPIYRYFTYLKC, encoded by the exons atgaagaagatgaCTTCCGCATTCAAA CTGATTCCAATGGTAATACCAAGCAAATATTTGACACCGCTCCTCGAGATTGAATG GTTTGACAGGAGAAAACTGTTTGGCAATCCAAGCACCAACTTAGAGTCGCCCAACGCATGGTCACG ATACGGTTTTGAAAGACACAACAAACAAATATGTTTTGCCACCTCCGAAGAGGCAGGCCATGGAGGTCCTTCCAG CATTATACCTCTGCAGAATATTTTATTCTGtggcatgttgatatcattgaaatCTACCTCGCATTTGCTTACAGCTCTATTTCAACAAAGAGCAACAACTAAGATCAAAGAAAATCCTACCAGTGTCTTTGCGAATCAAG GTTCCTCGGGCATTAGAACACCATCAGCAAGTAATTTTCCTTTCACGTATGCATATACTAATGTTTCGTCGTCATCGCCAAGTTATGACAGCAACTCACCTTCAAGTGTTTTATATTCTGATCAACCTATTTATcggtattttacatatttaaaatgTTAA
- the LOC108208006 gene encoding uncharacterized protein LOC108208006 isoform X3 produces MKKMTSAFKLIPMVIPSKYLTPLLEIEWFDRRKLFGNPSTNLESPNAWSRYGFERHNKQICFATSEEAGHGGPSSIIPLQNILFCGMLISLKSTSHLLTALFQQRATTKIKENPTSVFANQGSSGIRTPSASNFPFTYAYTNVSSSSPRI; encoded by the exons atgaagaagatgaCTTCCGCATTCAAA CTGATTCCAATGGTAATACCAAGCAAATATTTGACACCGCTCCTCGAGATTGAATG GTTTGACAGGAGAAAACTGTTTGGCAATCCAAGCACCAACTTAGAGTCGCCCAACGCATGGTCACG ATACGGTTTTGAAAGACACAACAAACAAATATGTTTTGCCACCTCCGAAGAGGCAGGCCATGGAGGTCCTTCCAG CATTATACCTCTGCAGAATATTTTATTCTGtggcatgttgatatcattgaaatCTACCTCGCATTTGCTTACAGCTCTATTTCAACAAAGAGCAACAACTAAGATCAAAGAAAATCCTACCAGTGTCTTTGCGAATCAAG GTTCCTCGGGCATTAGAACACCATCAGCAAGTAATTTTCCTTTCACGTATGCATATACTAATGTTTCGTCGTCATCGCCAA GAATTTAG
- the LOC108208006 gene encoding uncharacterized protein LOC108208006 isoform X4, producing the protein MKKMTSAFKLIPMVIPSKYLTPLLEIEWFDRRKLFGNPSTNLESPNAWSRYGFERHNKQICFATSEEAGHGGPSSIIPLQNILFCGMLISLKSTSHLLTALFQQRATTKIKENPTSVFANQGQLCKLQRSPFFLYQFLFKH; encoded by the exons atgaagaagatgaCTTCCGCATTCAAA CTGATTCCAATGGTAATACCAAGCAAATATTTGACACCGCTCCTCGAGATTGAATG GTTTGACAGGAGAAAACTGTTTGGCAATCCAAGCACCAACTTAGAGTCGCCCAACGCATGGTCACG ATACGGTTTTGAAAGACACAACAAACAAATATGTTTTGCCACCTCCGAAGAGGCAGGCCATGGAGGTCCTTCCAG CATTATACCTCTGCAGAATATTTTATTCTGtggcatgttgatatcattgaaatCTACCTCGCATTTGCTTACAGCTCTATTTCAACAAAGAGCAACAACTAAGATCAAAGAAAATCCTACCAGTGTCTTTGCGAATCAAG GTCAATTGTGCAAGCTCCAAAGGTCACCCTTCTTTCTTTATCAATTTCTCTTTAAGCATTAA
- the LOC108208006 gene encoding uncharacterized protein LOC108208006 isoform X2, translating to MVIPSKYLTPLLEIEWFDRRKLFGNPSTNLESPNAWSRYGFERHNKQICFATSEEAGHGGPSSIIPLQNILFCGMLISLKSTSHLLTALFQQRATTKIKENPTSVFANQGSSGIRTPSASNFPFTYAYTNVSSSSPSYDSNSPSSVLYSDQPIYRYFTYLKC from the exons ATGGTAATACCAAGCAAATATTTGACACCGCTCCTCGAGATTGAATG GTTTGACAGGAGAAAACTGTTTGGCAATCCAAGCACCAACTTAGAGTCGCCCAACGCATGGTCACG ATACGGTTTTGAAAGACACAACAAACAAATATGTTTTGCCACCTCCGAAGAGGCAGGCCATGGAGGTCCTTCCAG CATTATACCTCTGCAGAATATTTTATTCTGtggcatgttgatatcattgaaatCTACCTCGCATTTGCTTACAGCTCTATTTCAACAAAGAGCAACAACTAAGATCAAAGAAAATCCTACCAGTGTCTTTGCGAATCAAG GTTCCTCGGGCATTAGAACACCATCAGCAAGTAATTTTCCTTTCACGTATGCATATACTAATGTTTCGTCGTCATCGCCAAGTTATGACAGCAACTCACCTTCAAGTGTTTTATATTCTGATCAACCTATTTATcggtattttacatatttaaaatgTTAA
- the LOC108207898 gene encoding two-component response regulator ARR12 → MEKLYENDGFAVAGSENGETSNRVNTSFGDEINQTTENRKRKEPEGSSSGEQPDDGDQDDSHVQKRTRVIWTSEMHRKFVEAIAQLGEDRAFPKKILEEMNEPGLTKENVASHLQKYRLSLKKSLVESDFNADTGSTKTPYIYNSSLGNCQRHYMGTSQIGSRNYLPVSTSDHSSLYRINYTGIGSSGVRLAPPSYSPLNGSFGDHGGEKGDKLLSILNKRRCSNTSDHHATRSSTSHCAFMGLQFADDGKSLLVGGPKRSEGVPIENYSTNSDFYYQESAAPAFPSFSVEKYAQDSPLPPLPECEDYLEETTLPLPEFYVENSFPPLEDTVTSQPIITNSPWNSNMNMASDALINHEVSLPPLPSEITWDSYPACTTINSIPQTMTQHSVLPSESQWNANNEEQELLLPWSPSEIPWNLDLDPVP, encoded by the exons ATGGAGAAGCTGTACGAAAACGATGGATTTGCAGTGGCAGGGAGTGAAAATGGTGAGACGAGTAATAGAGTAAATACATCTTTCGGAGATGAAATAAACCAAACAACTGAGAATAGAAAAAGGAAAGAGCCTGAAGGGAGTTCCAGTGGTGAACAACCAGACGATGGTGATCAAGATGATTCTCATGTCCAAAAAAGAACAAGAGTTATCTGGACAAGTGAAATGCATCGAAAATTCGTCGAGGCCATTGCACAATTAGGGGAGGATA GAGCTTTCCCAAAGAAGATATTAGAAGAGATGAATGAACCCGGActtacaaaagaaaatgttgCCAGCCATTTGCAG AAATATCGTCTAAGCTTGAAAAAGTCCCTGGTGGAAAGTGATTTTAATGCAGATACAGGGAGTACTAAGACTCCATACATCTATAACTCTTCTCTGGGAAATTGCCAGCGGCATTATATGGGCACATCTCAAATTGGATCCAGAAACTATCTCCCGGTATCTACTTCAGATCATTCATCACTTTACAGAATAAATTACACGGGCATTGGTTCTTCTGGAGTCCGTCTAGCACCACCATCTTACTCGCCTTTGAATGGAAGCTTCGGAGATCATGGTGGTGAGAAGGGAGACAAATTGTTGAGCATTTTGAATAAGAGGCGTTGCAGTAACACGTCTGACCATCATGCAACACGTTCCAGCACTAGCCATTGTGCATTTATGGGACTACAATTTGCTGATGATGGAAAATCACTATTAGTTGGTGGTCCGAAGAGATCTGAAGGCGTTccaatagaaaattattcaaccaacagtgatttttattatcaagaaTCTGCAGCGCCAGCATTCCCAAGCTTTAGCGTCGAAAAATATGCTCAGGATTCTCCTTTGCCACCGTTACCAGAATGTGAAGACTACTTGGAAGAAACTACATTGCCTCTACCAGAATTTTATGTAGAAAATTCTTTTCCGCCATTGGAGGATACGGTGACTTCTCAACCAATTATAACTAATTCACCATGGAACTCAAATATGAACATGGCCTCCGATGCTCTCATCAACCATGAAGTATCGCTACCACCGTTACCATCAGAAATAACATGGGACTCGTATCCGGCCTGCACCACTATAAACTCAATTCCCCAGACTATGACTCAACATAGTGTATTGCCATCAGAGTCACAATGGAATGCGAATAATGAGGAGCAAGAGCTTCTTCTTCCATGGTCACCATCTGAAATTCCTTGGAATCTCGACTTGGATCCTGTCCCTTAA